GAGCCATTAGTTAACACCGAATAATCTCAGCCAGCCAACAGGTGGTCTAATTATCAGGATTGGCAGATCTGTCAGTGATACACTCACTGACTGACTATATGTGTGTCTATCAGCAGCGGGTTCTTTGATTCCAGTTTAGTTCTCAAAGCCTTTTGATCAtctctgtgatgtgtttgtacAGCATTGTGCTGGTTCTATATGAAAAGGCAGGGAATGGGATACTTTCCTGgcattgttgttgttaataTTACCAGCAATATATCAGTGTTGTTGAGTTACTCACTAACTGTGGTTTCTCCAATAGGAAGCCCGCAACAACATGGTTTCACCCCCAAAACCCCCCCGCGCCCACGACTGgaagctgctggtgaagaaCATCAAGGTGACACTGAATCAGGAGGAAGATGCTGCAGGTGGGACGCTTGAAGTTGTGATGAAGCATATAAATGAGAATTTTGGttttgatcttctcatctaactcagcaagaaagctaaaagcttatttcccaaaatatcaaagcGTTCCTTTTATTGCGTTGTCAGTCCAGGATGTGAAGAGGTTTTTACGGAAGCAAACAAAAGAGGCTGCATTTGGTGAATCAGCATAATAGCCTGGTGGTTCTGGTGGTGTGTTATGCAGTTGGGGGATTTTCCAGCTTCACTTATTTTATCGGCTGAAACACATGATATTCCTGTAAAATGAGGGCTTGAAAATGTCAATTCAAAGTGGTTTAGGGTGTCATATAGTAGCTCATATTTCTCATTCATTCAATGGTGAGTTGAACATATTTTTCTCATAAGGTAAGTATTACTATTTCAGGGGCTGTTTCTACATTGCCTTGGTTTATACTGCCAACATACTAGAGTCGGTGCGTCCTGTCTAGATACTAAGGAGGAAGTTTGATTACCAGTTGGCTGTCAAAGGAAGTAACCTGCTGCTTAAAGCTGAAACATGTCGGCAGTGTTTGAATATTGCGCCCACATCAGTATCACTGCACCCAGTGTGGTGGCATTGACCTGCACAAAAGAGAGAGATTACATTATGAGCccagtgaaaacaaagcaccAGGGTGTTGTCAGCCATGAAACTAGATGACAAGATGTTTGGCGTTGATAAGAGGCTGTTAGAATTATTGTCCAACGATGAAGCCTTAGACCTTAACATCATCCACAACAACTTTGTTTTGGCAGTTTCTGCGCTGAGTCATTCTCTAATTGTCAGTCAGCGGTTTTCAGGGCTCCAGACATCCTCTTAAGTATTCTGCCTGTCACTTCATATTGCACAGCAGAGACATGACACAGCTTTCATCGCTTCACGATCTATTTTCCTTCCTCTAACTGATGAACAGTTACAGCatgcttagcttagcttcagtTTAGAGACCTCCTCTGGGCTAGAGGCCAGTTCAGGAGCTTCTTCTGTGGGTGCTCTGTATTTAAGATTCTTGCTGATGTTGTATTCATTAAGACACAGTGCTTTCACAGTAGACCTCTCACCCAGTGCTTTGTGAGTCTCCTCTACCTTATGCATGATTAATCACATACACAATGGATGCCGACCTCCCTTTTGCCCATGAAAGTGAATTGGACGTGACCGAGCAGCAGCATATTTTATTTGATCAGCCATCAAAAGATTTCTTAATGAATTTGCAGGCAGATCTTGgatcacacagtgtgtgtttctttctgtgatgctgactgtgctctgctgtgtttgcaggcAGCAtaaatcctctgtgtgtgctgcagttaGATGATCCTCCGCAGAGGTTTAACACCTCTGTTCTGAAGAACATAACCAATCCTGCCTGGGACCAGCCGTTTATCTTGTAAGTTTTACTACAGAGCACTGCAAACTATGACTGTTTTTTGTAAAGAtgatgtttgtttcagtttgtttcatgcCATACATCCACGtctgtaatgtgttttctgaCCTTTTCATCAGTGAATTAAATGGACTTTCAAAAGAGCTCAGCATTCAGCTGACGAATGATGGACAGCCTCAAGAGAGTAAGGAAATTACTGACCGCCTTTTCATATTTGGGCTTTACTAATAATAGTTATCTTTCTCACCAGCTGTGACTGTCACATGTTTTGGTACTGCCAGACTAAATTCGGtatgcttttctgttttttcagattccTTGCTTGGTCAGGTGTCAGTGCCTTTTGATCTCGTAAAGAAGCAGCCCAGAGGACACCAAACATTTGCACTCATGACCAAAGACAGAGTGACTGGATCACTTACTACTGACGTAAGACAGTTACCCCAGTTATCACGAGGATACTGTCACATGCTattatattttcatgtgtgtgaggTTTCCCGTACACAAATTTGGAATATTAACCGTTGGGAATTGTATCTTTCAGTTTACCTACCTGGAGCCCAGTGAGGTGAGGTCCTGGCACCCTCCCACCCCAGCCTCCAGTAAGAAGGTGGAGATGGACCGTACAGTCATGCCCTGTGGCACGGTAGTCACCACCATCACTGCGGTGAAGAGCAAGCCGGGTCGACCACTCCCTCATGGACTCAACATAGGTACAGCATTCTACTGcttattctgctgctgctgatggaagAACTGCTTTAGCAGTTGAACATGACACCAGAGATCGTGAGTGTTTTCAAATTTCTGCTGATGTGGAGTGACTGTCCCAAAACAAGAGTACAGGCTGGAACTCCTGTTTTGAAACCCAGAGCACCCAGCAGATCTGTGGTGGAGTTACTGGTGTTGGAAAGTCTTTGGTGCCACTGAACATTGAAAATCTTGTTTCCCCTTTAAACGTGTAGGTAATTTTGTCGTGGCCAACGATGTAATAGCGTCGTGGCCAATCATGAATGACATCGGGCATCTATACctctgtactgtgacatgttaAATGACCTGACAtgacaggaaaagagaggaaaaacttgTTTAGCTGTGGCAAACAGTACCCCTGCCTGTGTGCCATTTGCTCGAGGGAGGAAGACCATGGCCAAATCAAAAGGGCAAATATTAGCGAGAAATAGTGGAAACACTTCATCAGCAGGCGAGGAGCTGActgtgctgtcataacattatcccCGGTCCTAACTGCAGGAATGTGCTTATCATCGCTAACTCCTGATCAAATGTTAAAGCAGCCTGTTTGATGAAGTCAACAGAGCCAAGCCAAATAAATaactgtggaaataaaatgaccaTATGTGAAACTTGTTGTACCTGTTCTAACTGTTATCTTGATGCTGAGcagtagatgtataaataatgaacGAGTGGGCTCAAGTTTACTCCGCCTCTTGCACTTGCTTTGAATGTTATAGCACATCCgcagctgttttttattttttcggTACACAAGACTGCCAGCATCACACATAATGCATCTgccagtttgattgacagttgatTCACCCGGCTCCCCAATGACATCAGAACTCGTGCGTGATCCTCTGGATAAGACGTGCTGTGATCGATCGGGGTCATACgtgtagtcttgccagtcacctgactaagacacagcaagagtttATGGAACTGTGATCGTTAGATCTGACACTCCCTCGTCAAAGACAAGAAAATCGTGCAGTCTGAGCCAGGCATTACTAGGACACTTGAactgaacacagctgaaaatgctgaaaatctCTTCCAACTATACACATTGTCAAATCTTAACCATTTCTGTTTTGAACATCCATTAAACCCACAAAGCAGTCGATTAAGATAACTTTGTGCTCCCTCAGATCCTGCACAGAAAGCAGTGGCCAGCAAGCCCAAGCTGTCAGAGCGTCGTGTTTCAGAGCAGGCATCTATGCTGGGGGCCACAGTCAGCAAGGCCCTGTCCTCTTCTGATACCGAGCTGCTGATGCTCAATGGCACGGACCCGGTGGCCGAGGCCGCCATCAGACAACTCCACCAGTCTGCCAAGCAGAAGCTCAAGTCTCCAGTGAAGAAGAGTACCATCATCATCTCTGGCATCGCCAAAGTAAGCATGAGCTCCAGAGAAACTCCGCAGTGGTGCATTGTACTGTCtcactttcactgtttcactCAAGTAGAATGGTCTCACTTATTAGAATACAGTGGAGGAGTGAGCCATCGCTTGCTTGCTGATCTGGAAATCAGTTTCCACTACACCTTTTTCAGCTGTTGTGTTGACTAACCCACCGACCACGACATAGCAAAGAAATAGATCTTAATAAAGGTGCGATGTGGAAGATATGGACAGCTTTGACCTTATGTCAAAGAAGtctgtgtattgtgttgcagtaatatctactgaagttagcatgctaaccagctatccatcatcaaactggcctccttAAATCAAAGGAAATATAGCTTTAACAGAAATTCATTTAAGGAATGTTAATGTGCACAATTTCCCAGACGCCCATGTCTCAGGATGATGAGCTGGCTCTGATGGCGGGCTACGCTGCAGCGATGGACGCCTCCATGTCAGAGGGCAGCTCTACTCAGGATGTGACCACAGCGATCGCGTCGGGGACCAGTAGTCCACCAGAGGAGTCCGAGCCCCAGGAAGGCCCCAGTGGAATAGGCCGCCCTCCTGAGGACTGGGAGAGCCAAACCGGAGAGGAACTGGACCATACCTCGCtatccatgtgtgtgtctgaggcgAGCTGCAAGAAGAGCAGAGGTGAGAGGTCACAGAGGGGACGCGGTGACCACCTGAAGCTACATGTGACAGAGCTGGTCTTCATAGACATATTATTCCGTAAATCATACTGCAAATCCTCCAGAAACATATTGCCTCGAAGATAGAACCCAAATGTTCTCCATTTGGCTGTTCTCATGGCCATCTGTTGTTCCTCAGTGAtgtgctctgtttttgtgttcttctctctttccttcccaCTGTTTCAACCTTTCCTCTTGAACTGTCATCACTGCCACCTTAGAGGAAAGCAGTGCTAAGCACACATTATGTCCAGACGAGTAAGTTATTTCATGAGTTACTTGTAGTATCCTTGACGCTCTAGTATGTGTAGTGTAGCTATCAATAGAGTAGATAACGTAGTTTCTCTGCAATGTCAAATTCATGTTCAGTTCATGTAAAATCTATTAGATATTAGCACACAGTGTCGTGACTGTATTTTAGAACTCGGTCAAGTGTTGTGGGGCTGTACAATATCGACAAATTACTGTGAACACTTTCAATATTCAATTGTGATATTATCCACTGCATTTTACCACCTTTGGTTCGCTGTGGGAAAGGGTCCCCTGCTGGACCTACAGGGTCAAAAATGCCAGTAAAGCTAACTAACAGATAATGGAGCTCCAACATCTTCTCagtaacagctgctgtgttgtaTATTGTTCAGCCTTTTGCTGTATTTATTCCGTATGGAGGATCCTGGTGTGACTTTCTCCATTCATCATTAAtacatttccactgtgtttctAATGTCTAATTCAACCTAATCTAATCCACAGACATTAGCAAACCCCAGCAACTGTGTGTGCTAAATGGAAGGAATGGCGCTTGTAGTAAAGTTGGACTATGCGGCCGCTCTCTGTTGGTACAGTCCAGTGTGTGTTAGCTGGCGATGAAACACAGTTTTGTGTTTAATAGTCTGTTTGTCACTAATTCAAAGATCAACAGTAGTCAGGAGTCAGAGGGGGAGGACATAGGCTATTCTGTTCCATTGCTGTCTTCAAattgctgctgcttcagataCTTCAAAGGAATATTGTTCATGCCCGTTATCTTGACATAGTCCTCGCCTGGAGGTATCCAACTTAGTATTTCTTGTCTTCTCCATTACAGGCAGCTTCCTTCAGAAGAGTGCCAAGCTCTTCTTCCGGCGGCGTCACCAGCGCAAGGACCCGGGGATGAGCCAGTCACACAATGACCTGGTTTACCTGGAGTCTCCGGCCGCGGTGGAGCGGGCCAGCCGAACAGCCACGCTTAGCCGCATGCTCAACCGCAAGAGTAAGAATAAGAGCAAAGTCAATGGCTCTACCTCCATGGGGCAGCCACATGCgtgacccccaccccccctcctgTAAGCTCAGTCCCTCCTACAACAACTaccatcaccacctccacctcaaaCTTGCACTGGCAAACTTCCTAGCCCCAAtcccccctcccaccccacccccaaGTGCCCGACCTGCAAACTGGGGCTTCTGCATCATTGTGAATGGGAAAGCTGTGTAGATGGGAAAAATATCCTCTTTACTGCCGTTTCATGCTTCCTATGAGAAGCAGATATTCCACCAAAacgagtgtgtgcatgtgtggatgaaGGTCTGTCTCGGGTTAATGGCATTTCAGAGGATATTACTTTGcatgtttcttttatttgatttttatgcAACATTTTGAAAACTTAAAGTGCTTTTGTGGCCTTGTGACGGGACAGAAAGGACTGTGGGCCATCGCTCTTAACCTCACTGACACTGAGGGTACAGAGTCAACTCTCCCTGCTGTAAACCGTGAAGCTTCCTCCGGTGGACCAACAGGACCAAAGATGAAGAGAAGAGTGGTATTCGTATGATTTGCACAGTTTTAGTACCTTTGTTTAAGTGCAATGACAGGGGCTACTCTTGTGATAgagattcattttaaaaacattgaCAAAGGGAGGTGATCTTTTCAGTGCACGACGGTGCAAGTGGGAGATAGTAACACGACTACTTTTTGACACTAATACTATGAAATATGGTATTTATATTAGttcatttaatttttaatgttattccaattaaagcaaacagcagctatATGTAAATTGCATATAAAAGCTGTAAAACAAAGGaattcacaaaaatgtcagcGTATGATGTGTGATGGGCATGTGCTGAGGTCACGTTAGCACAGCACTGGCATTAACATGAGTTAACACCCCtccagaaatgaaaaaagacgCAGTGACATTGTGGCCAACAGAACCTTTAGCtatatgtgagtgtttttttatgtttactcctctctgcagtgttttcaaatGATATGCAAtgttcttctttgtcttcctgaaaGATTCCTCCTGTACACTACTGTCATCAGCAGGGTTGTTAATGTGTCAAAAGGGAACTTAATGAACCTTTATCCAGGGACTGTGACGTTACACTCGGCCATTCTTGTTGCATTACGCACTAATGAACGCTCATTTCGATCCTGCATTTCACCTGAATGGAATCCTCAGTcttttctttgatgttttattgtttttaaaagatgTAGCTTTGAACACATGAACAAGAGAAAGTGTGAACACCTTTGAGGGCAACCACGTGGTttggctgcttttttttatcCAGCTAAtgattgtaatttttttttttttttgtaagcaGCTTGTTGAAGACATTTCTGTGCAACATGTTAACTACTGTTTCTTCAAGAAGTTCATCTGCTCAGAGAGTCGATGCAGCACAGCGACAGACAGCACTAACAGATTGCCTTACAGTTATTCTGAGGGTGATGTCTCGGATGGACTTGTTCTTGACTCGACTTGACTTTTGGCTCCTGAGGCTGCATTCACCACCAGAGGAGTCAAGGACTGTAGCGAACTATTGGAATAGCTCTGAGGGACAAGTACCAATATGTTCCTGCACCATCAGTAATGTCTATAATCATGAAGCCTATGCACATAACATATCTGTTAACTGAGTGTTTACATTATTAGGCTATCAGAATTAAAAACACTCacttgttgttgctgcagatcCAGTGTGGGATGTGTCCGTGTCTTGGGCTGTCATCCCTTTTCATCACCTGCTCTCTTCCACCATCATTGACTGCAGTCACTTGAAAACAGAAATTATGTTACCAGTCAAACAGAATCACCTTTAAACTCtgaggaacagaggagaaaagggttttttttaatcatgctCAACTTCAGAGCCCTTGCTTATAGCAGCCTGCAAGAACTGGCTACTGTTATGCATTCAGGAAGCTGCTGGTCTGTATGtgattaataaaaataaactgcttcctgatgttgttgttttttttgtttttttttttaacggcATCCGCTCTGTGCAAAGTGAATGACTTAACTGTTGTTGCAGAATGTCAGTCATTTCCCTGCAGGGATTGTAACTAATACACATATCGAGTTATTTCATTTTCGACAATAAATATTGATTGAATAACGGAGATGTTGTTGCTGCTTTGAGTGTTCTGGCTGTAGTGGAATATCCCCGCTGCTCCTGTAGCTTGTAAACCTTGTAAACCTTGTAAACCTTGTCCCACTTTGCCTGCTGGAAATAATGTGCAGTCTGTAGACGAAAACAACTAAGTATATTTACACAAGTACTGTACTTACTGTTTTAAGATACTTacactttacttgagtatttccgtTTTATGCTACTGTAGACTTCACTACATTTAGCACTTTCTCCTGCAGTACATTTGTTTGACAGTACTCGCTGGTTGTTTTGCAGATGATTTTTCTGATGACACTATCAGCTTCGAGCACATGATGCATTATTCAGTAGCATAAAATCTCCCTCATATCAAGTCTCTAGTTTAGAGTCCTCAAATTTCAACCTGTCCAAATTGCAAATTTGGAAAATTGAGAAGCAGACTTTTTCATGCTTTCGGTGCTGCAACCTGTGTTATACTTCCTAGTTTCATAAAACGGCTGTTTTTGCAATTATGTTTTTTAATGCCGTTAGCTCAAGACGAGATGAGATCACTTATTTTGTTATCTTGTGAAAACAAGCTTTGCTATGTCAAGATAGTGAACCCATTctcacaagaaaacaaaaggtccCTTTCTCTTATCATTAATAATCATGGCCCAAGCCCGAACCCAAATGAATACTCATCCTAACCCTGCAGTAGAAACTATATGTGTAGTTACTGTATGTCCACCTTAAAATACTTTGTTCCAGAGGTGGTTTGGTCTGggggtgtattttcagcagtaCAGACGCTCCTGAATGATCAGATAAATATTATAGAAATATTACTggaatactacaggcagcagtgtgtgtctatGATCCTTCTCTTACATGACAGCATGTTGCTACTTGTTACTCTACAGAGTATACAGGCTACAATGTTGTAGAGCTTTTCTAGTGTTTTGTCCGGAGAATGATATATACCTAAGGTGAAACTGACAGTAGGGtgaggctgagaggaaacaacacaatcacaaatcagtttgttatttcagcaccacagacagcaccatggatttCTGAATCcacagcacagttaggctactgatatttcagagccacagTGGGTACCATAGATTCTAACgtgcacacactgcagtcagataaaggatcaatgagtccAGCAGACTAAACCAGCATAATCAACTAACAAccactctgtctctgcactcCCTGCTACTAGGGGATGAAGTCGGGGGATGGAAGGTTAACAAGGGGGCTGACGTTTCTCCTCAAACTGCTCACTGCTTACAATGTTTCTCAGAGACCAGGAGGGCCATGTGCAGCTGTTGGCTTAAGCAGAGAGATTGTCTGCTCTAAtaactgcagcaaacacaccttTAAATTCATGCCTTCACTTACTGTTCAGTGAGTCTTTCCTGACAGTCATCACAGAGATCTTGAAGTGTGTGGAAAGTGGAGCACAGTGAATCACATCTGATCAGATCAGAGTGTTAAACGCTTAATGCTCATTTAGtcttgaatatttaatgttatagAGAGAGTCAAAACCACGTTTTAAGAAGCATTGGTCGATTACTTGGAGTAACTGCTCCAGCTTTCCGGGGTGTGTGGTGAAAGGCAACATGTGGGTGGTAATGAACAAATTTTCTGAACGGTCATTTCACCCTAACTACAAATCATTTCCCCACCAACTTGTAGCAGTATCTCGATATATGATTTGTTTTAGTTTCGTTTGTCCAGGTTTCGAGGAGGTTCTGAAGTCTTATTTATTGTAATTGTCTTTAATAATTTTATCTGGTTTTATCTTTTGTATCTGGCATTTTGTTGACTATCTGTTCTTTGCCTTTACTGTAAAgcactgtgtttttgtacataCATCCATGAAGTTATTAGCTAACAGTTGCAAAAATACATCATTTTAGTTCATGCGGTAATCCAGTAAGATCATGAAATGAAGAATGACGtggcataaaaacacacacgatCATCAGATcgaagcagcagacagctgtttgacagatgttcctctggactgtggtctcctgtttctgtcctgcagcagcCCACTGAGCCTGGGCTGCACCAATCAGTGGTTCCTGCAGCAGTCCTCAGTTCCTGTGTTTCATCAGCCTCCTGTTTCCCTCGGCTCCACTAGCTCACCTTCCAGGCCGCCCACATGAGGTCTCCTGCTGCACTGCCCTTCACTCCCCAGGCCTCCAATCTCTCTGGTTCTGCTTCCCCATGACAGTGCTTTTGGACCCAACCTTGCAGTGTATGGTGCTGAACAGCTGGTTTACGGtggaagctgtttttcagctctCAGTACTGTCTGCAGATCTTCCTCTGAGGCCGCATGTGACCCAACAAGCCCAATCAATAACAGCGTGACGGTAGCTTGTATTAGGCCAGACCTGCTCGTAAAGCTTATTGCTgtgacagcatggtttcttcTTAGAACTTTCCTCAATTGGAGTATTGTGGCTGGATAGTGAGAGTAAACAGTTTAGAGagattttaatgaataaaacGAATTGTTTCTCACTGTGTGGAGTGCAGAGATGAGAAACATGTCATGTAATTTTATGCATTATTTCTGTTGTCATATTGTGATAATAACTTCCTCATCTGAAACCATTTCACTTCTGGACATGTGACACCTCCCGTCTAACACTATTGCCTGGTGTGACTTCAAGCAGTGCTGCTCAGACACGAGACAATAAAGTGGCTTCTTTATTCCTACAATCTCGCTTACTTGCAGTGACCTTTAGAGAAGCTGTGCATTTGATTCCTGGTTCATTTGAGtcctcctgcctctgtgtggGAACAGTCACAGTGAGTGATTTAACTCTCTTGCCTGCTTGTGGTTTTTCCTTCACTCTTTCTATTctagagatgcagagagagagattagaaTCCAAGGTCTTTATGCTGTCTGCTTCTTGTTGTTGAACCTCACTCTTGCAGCATATTCTGAAGTGTTTAACCACCTCACCTGAAATGAAGAcctcctctgctgcatttcCGCTGCATAGAGAAATCAGAGCTgatcttgctgctgctgagaaatGCAAAACCTTTTTATGCCATGCTGTCAATTGTCAAGCCAAAGTTGCCCAAAATGTGCACAATATTAACGCCATTTGTTTCTTCCTCTATCTGCACAGACAGAGGGTGCATCATCTGCTTCATTTTTACACTGTCATAACAAAGTAGCCCAAATTATGTGCTGGTTTATTTGTTACATGCTATTAAATGGAAGCTGATATGTTATTCAAGGTCTCATTTACCACAATGTGCAGCATTGACATCTACTGGGGAAAATGAGTTTGAGCAAGCAAACCATAAAATATGATCACAGGCCACAGCCATAGCATAAACATCAGTGACCAGTGGAAGCACATTGTAAAACTGCTGTAATCATTAAGGACTCTTGTGATATCACTTGTGTAATATTCTCATAAGTTCTggtctttattttttcaagaaTAGGTTTGTCGCTGGGCTCATTGTGGTTTTGACTTAGAATGTATTCTTAAATAAGTTTGAAATTGGATCAATTATAAACCTGTTTGtacatgtttctgtttcaaGTATGATGCCAAGTAAAACTGAGAAACTGGAGGAAGTTTGGACTGGATCACCACAGACTGGAGGAGCAATCTCCTGCCAGATGTTTGGTTGTTTTCTGCCAAACTGAAGGTGGTTTTGATCACTCTGCTCCAGGAAAAGAAGCAGACGTGACTGTGGTTGAGACTGGTGGTCGTGGCTGTGGATTTTTCGTTGATTCAGGAACAAATGAGTGTTGTGAACTCTGTTTTAGCCAAACAACAAGGCCTCTCCACAGCGACACTGAAAAATATTAAGGAGACCAGCACTTTAGATGGCTGCAGCTGAGCTATCCACGTGACTGCACCTGTTTGTTACATcatgagcagagcaggagagaagtaGTAAGTAAATAATGGGATTTATATAGTATAGTGGCCACTGTGGAGATCTTGTATTTTAGGGTACAGTTGTGCACAGTAGTATGAGGCTACcatacaaaaagacaaacaatcaGAGCCAATTATTCTCTGCTGACAAAGCAAATCTATACCAGATTTAATGGCAAAAGGCACCACATCTGAACTACGCTGGAGAGGATGCACCAATCAATACCTTAGATCCTGCTGTTTGCAGGGTAACAACTAAGCTGAAGTGCATCGTTGGCAGTACCCCCATCTGCTCCCCAGTGAAGGGTGAACTTAGGCACAgatgtgctttgagctaaatgctaatgtcagtgtGCTAACATGATCCAAATGACAGTACTAGACGCTCATGATTAAGAGGTATAATGTTCACCTTTTTAGTGGCTGTCATGCACACATTTCCTCCATTATCTGCTGTGTCAGAGTATTCTGATCACCTGTTTGACAATGAGCTGGTTGTTCTTGTACAGCAATAACTGTGCGGTGTGTCCCACTGTGACAGGACGGTAAACTAATAAACACCTGCTACGGGTGCAGTGAAAAgacctgtgaaaacagcaggGTGTTGGTCACATTCATGGAGTTGTCTAAGCATTATTTGTGTAAGCTCTAAAGACATATTGGACAATATCTCAGTACTTCTCACACCAAACTaaacatgtgtgtgtaggtgatCATGTGTCTTTACCTGTGACTGTAGACATGATcagtgtttgacaaatgaaaaattgCAGATTGTTATGACCAGACTCTGCAATTCCCCCCAGCTCTAGAGAGCATTTGAGCTGGGTCCtccagaggaagatgagaa
Above is a window of Chaetodon auriga isolate fChaAug3 chromosome 15, fChaAug3.hap1, whole genome shotgun sequence DNA encoding:
- the c2cd2 gene encoding C2 domain-containing protein 2 isoform X2, whose protein sequence is MTDFESSSSYFGLEDPQWLCMVTLFIASLVTLILYFVQYFQQRGIGNKQRAAEDNAAKEEAASLLGWALSLKSWKSQWRAAWCRALNDESRKRGGPVLLAFEEDDLEASELMVSQVSSFQKSARNKAASCSVLGEKLQFSVGAASTAMATADPCKYTVCIAPLELQLDLQMQEADDEVKLSWGVSRLETGELQVTPAFTQDNPDTSSVVAVTEQLRQLLCATRPSILLSCRAAQASEVKEARNNMVSPPKPPRAHDWKLLVKNIKVTLNQEEDAAGSINPLCVLQLDDPPQRFNTSVLKNITNPAWDQPFIFELNGLSKELSIQLTNDGQPQENSLLGQVSVPFDLVKKQPRGHQTFALMTKDRVTGSLTTDFTYLEPSEVRSWHPPTPASSKKVEMDRTVMPCGTVVTTITAVKSKPGRPLPHGLNIDPAQKAVASKPKLSERRVSEQASMLGATVSKALSSSDTELLMLNGTDPVAEAAIRQLHQSAKQKLKSPVKKSTIIISGIAKTPMSQDDELALMAGYAAAMDASMSEGSSTQDVTTAIASGTSSPPEESEPQEGPSGIGRPPEDWESQTGEELDHTSLSMCVSEASCKKSREESSAKHTLCPDEQLPSEECQALLPAASPAQGPGDEPVTQ
- the c2cd2 gene encoding C2 domain-containing protein 2 isoform X1, translating into MTDFESSSSYFGLEDPQWLCMVTLFIASLVTLILYFVQYFQQRGIGNKQRAAEDNAAKEEAASLLGWALSLKSWKSQWRAAWCRALNDESRKRGGPVLLAFEEDDLEASELMVSQVSSFQKSARNKAASCSVLGEKLQFSVGAASTAMATADPCKYTVCIAPLELQLDLQMQEADDEVKLSWGVSRLETGELQVTPAFTQDNPDTSSVVAVTEQLRQLLCATRPSILLSCRAAQASEVKEARNNMVSPPKPPRAHDWKLLVKNIKVTLNQEEDAAGSINPLCVLQLDDPPQRFNTSVLKNITNPAWDQPFIFELNGLSKELSIQLTNDGQPQENSLLGQVSVPFDLVKKQPRGHQTFALMTKDRVTGSLTTDFTYLEPSEVRSWHPPTPASSKKVEMDRTVMPCGTVVTTITAVKSKPGRPLPHGLNIDPAQKAVASKPKLSERRVSEQASMLGATVSKALSSSDTELLMLNGTDPVAEAAIRQLHQSAKQKLKSPVKKSTIIISGIAKTPMSQDDELALMAGYAAAMDASMSEGSSTQDVTTAIASGTSSPPEESEPQEGPSGIGRPPEDWESQTGEELDHTSLSMCVSEASCKKSRGSFLQKSAKLFFRRRHQRKDPGMSQSHNDLVYLESPAAVERASRTATLSRMLNRKSKNKSKVNGSTSMGQPHA